A section of the Leptotrichia sp. HSP-342 genome encodes:
- a CDS encoding spherulation-specific family 4 protein → MKENFENNTDSLWENTDEIYDIIKNNLKNENEFKVDFGYTDGFHKSNKDDDKKNNHIIDNDFAENEATIPYVIINPANGPSDKADYDYVVQIKKNKELGIKNLGYVTTNEYTKSIKKVCFEIDKYIHFYGSDNISGIFLDEVSSGTNPLEIDYMAQIYNYIKNKYPDSIIVANPGGTVTDEMSKYSDLWLTSEVSANNYINHWTPRTYNFENNPENASRIVHVVHSAKPEQYETLLKLSKERNAGFLMITTDVPNVPYENLPQNFENLILSINNPKLENLSNTRNDLTETSILDNSYIKSESIDSKNSTSEQIIKNIQTESYNHNSDQFVSSGKYSITGNLEISSLDFWKLLDFHYKDSVKNFSKNVFNPHFDFGYNISEEFIINASNKISESGNFEIDFNKNWNI, encoded by the coding sequence ATGAAGGAAAATTTTGAGAATAATACCGATTCTCTTTGGGAAAATACAGATGAAATTTATGATATTATAAAAAATAATTTAAAAAATGAAAACGAATTTAAAGTGGATTTTGGCTATACAGATGGTTTTCATAAAAGCAACAAGGATGATGATAAAAAAAATAATCACATTATAGATAATGACTTTGCAGAAAATGAAGCAACGATTCCTTATGTAATTATCAATCCTGCAAATGGTCCTTCTGACAAGGCTGATTATGACTATGTTGTTCAAATTAAAAAAAACAAGGAGCTTGGAATTAAAAATCTTGGATATGTAACTACAAATGAATATACTAAAAGTATCAAAAAAGTATGTTTTGAAATTGACAAATATATACATTTTTATGGCTCTGATAATATTTCTGGAATTTTCCTTGATGAAGTTTCATCAGGTACAAATCCATTGGAAATCGATTATATGGCACAAATATATAATTATATAAAAAATAAGTATCCCGACTCAATCATAGTTGCAAATCCTGGAGGAACAGTAACAGATGAGATGTCTAAATACTCTGATTTATGGCTAACAAGTGAAGTATCTGCAAATAACTACATCAATCATTGGACTCCAAGAACTTACAATTTTGAAAATAATCCTGAAAATGCAAGCCGTATTGTCCATGTTGTTCACTCTGCAAAACCAGAACAGTACGAAACTCTACTGAAATTGTCAAAAGAACGAAATGCAGGATTTTTAATGATTACAACCGATGTTCCAAATGTTCCTTACGAAAATTTACCACAAAATTTTGAAAATTTAATATTATCAATAAACAATCCTAAACTTGAAAATCTTTCAAATACAAGAAATGATTTAACTGAAACATCAATATTAGATAATTCATACATAAAATCCGAATCTATTGATTCAAAAAATTCTACATCCGAACAAATTATAAAAAATATCCAAACAGAAAGCTACAATCATAATTCAGACCAGTTTGTATCTTCTGGAAAATACAGTATCACTGGAAATCTTGAAATATCGAGCCTTGATTTTTGGAAACTTTTGGATTTTCATTATAAAGACAGCGTAAAAAACTTCTCCAAAAATGTATTCAATCCCCATTTTGACTTTGGATACAATATTTCAGAAGAATTTATCATAAATGCTTCAAATAAAATAAGTGAATCTGGAAACTTTGAAATTGATTTTAACAAGAACTGGAATATTTAA
- the sufU gene encoding Fe-S cluster assembly sulfur transfer protein SufU, which yields MNLEKIYQQTILEYSRRKELNREIENPTFAERGHNPNCGDDLTLEIKTDENGVITDAAFIGSGCAISTASMAMLIDLVKGKTMEEAKEKVNLFFKMMKQEEKLTREESKKLGDAVLMEYVAQMPARVKCATLSWHSLKVIVDKSEK from the coding sequence ATGAATTTAGAAAAAATATATCAGCAGACAATACTCGAATATAGCAGACGTAAGGAACTAAATCGTGAAATTGAAAATCCGACATTTGCAGAACGTGGACATAATCCAAACTGTGGAGATGACTTGACGCTTGAAATAAAAACTGATGAAAACGGAGTAATAACAGATGCTGCTTTTATTGGAAGCGGATGTGCCATTTCAACGGCTTCTATGGCTATGCTGATTGACTTGGTAAAAGGGAAGACAATGGAAGAAGCAAAGGAAAAAGTAAATTTGTTTTTCAAAATGATGAAGCAGGAAGAAAAATTGACAAGAGAAGAAAGTAAAAAATTAGGAGATGCTGTTCTTATGGAATATGTGGCTCAAATGCCTGCAAGAGTAAAATGTGCGACACTTAGCTGGCATTCATTAAAAGTAATTGTGGATAAGAGTGAAAAGTAG
- a CDS encoding cysteine desulfurase translates to MDYRKEFPIFKNRNNHYLDTAATSQKPKRVLDKIMEYYEKYNGNPGRGSHTLSMEASNLMANARNTVQKFINAKYPEEVIFTKSTTESINLIAYSYGMEFINENDEIILGISNHHANIVPWQFVAKKKNAKIRFVYLTENGQFDIEDFKNKLSDKTKLVAVSAVVNVTGVIQPIKEIIEIARNKNKNIRILVDAAQSMLHFKHDVQKLDADFLVFSGHKLFTPMGIGVMYGKKDILDKMPPFLYGGDMIEFVTEQESTFAPLPNKFEGGTQNVEGAVTLEEAINFIEEISYEKINEIENSLTKIALEKLKKLDFVETYFTKDVQRAGIIAFNVKNVHSHDVAFILDSYNVAVRSGHHCAQPLMKYLGVPSCCRASFSIYNNEEDVDKLIEGLLKVKEVFEL, encoded by the coding sequence ATGGACTATAGAAAAGAATTTCCAATATTTAAGAATAGAAATAATCACTATCTTGATACAGCGGCAACTTCACAAAAGCCTAAAAGAGTGCTGGATAAAATTATGGAATACTATGAAAAATATAATGGTAATCCAGGGCGTGGTTCGCATACTTTATCAATGGAAGCCTCAAACTTGATGGCAAATGCACGAAATACTGTACAGAAGTTTATTAATGCAAAATATCCTGAAGAAGTTATTTTTACAAAAAGTACGACAGAATCAATCAATTTAATCGCCTATTCTTACGGAATGGAATTTATAAACGAAAATGATGAAATAATTCTAGGAATTTCAAATCATCATGCAAACATTGTCCCTTGGCAGTTTGTAGCTAAAAAGAAAAATGCTAAGATAAGGTTTGTGTACCTTACTGAAAACGGACAATTTGATATTGAAGATTTTAAAAATAAATTGTCAGATAAAACAAAACTTGTAGCTGTTTCTGCTGTGGTAAATGTTACAGGAGTTATTCAGCCAATAAAGGAAATTATTGAAATTGCACGAAATAAAAATAAAAATATACGCATTCTTGTGGATGCTGCACAGTCGATGCTGCATTTTAAACACGATGTTCAAAAATTGGATGCAGATTTTCTTGTATTTTCAGGACATAAATTATTTACACCAATGGGAATTGGAGTTATGTACGGAAAAAAGGATATTCTTGATAAAATGCCACCTTTCTTATACGGCGGAGATATGATTGAATTTGTAACAGAACAGGAATCAACGTTTGCACCACTTCCAAATAAATTTGAAGGCGGGACTCAGAATGTGGAAGGAGCAGTAACTCTGGAAGAAGCAATTAATTTTATCGAAGAAATAAGTTATGAGAAAATTAATGAAATTGAAAATTCTCTTACGAAAATTGCTTTAGAAAAATTGAAAAAGCTAGATTTTGTAGAAACATATTTTACAAAAGATGTTCAGCGTGCTGGAATTATTGCTTTTAATGTAAAAAATGTGCATTCTCATGATGTGGCATTTATACTTGACTCGTATAATGTGGCAGTCCGTTCAGGGCATCATTGTGCACAGCCTTTAATGAAGTATTTAGGAGTGCCTTCGTGTTGCCGTGCAAGTTTTAGCATTTACAACAATGAAGAGGATGTTGATAAACTGATAGAAGGGCTTTTAAAAGTGAAGGAAGTTTTTGAATTATAG